The DNA window GAATTTTTCACGCGTTGCTTCCGCGCATCGGCGATTTCTCGGGGGGCAGGACAAGCGGCGATCAGTACCGCTACGTCGATTCTTCGATCTGGAGTCTGCTCCGGGAATTCGCGAAAGCGGGGATTTCAGCAAAAAGCATTGAATGCAAGGTTTTTGGTGGGGCCTCGCCGCTACATCAGAACTGCGACGCCTCGGCCGGAAACCGCAACGTCAAGGTCGCCATGGAAGTCCTGGCCGAGGAGGGGGTGACGGTCAGCGCCTCCAGCGTCGGCGGCAACGGCGGCCGCAAGCTGTTCTTCAGAACGGACACGGGATTGGTGCTGCAAAAGCGTTTCATCGTCACCACCTGCAAAGAATGCAAGAGTTGACACCGTAGGGGCAAAAAATTTTTTGCCCTCCCCATGCGCCACCCACGCGCCATTCCCAACGCCCGCCCCCTCCATACTGATCCCACAAAATCCTAATCCACCCAATCGAACGTCCTGGTCACGGCCTTTTGCCAGCCCGCGAACAATTCGGTGCGTTTTTCTTCGGCCATGTCCGGAATCCAACGTTTGTCCTCTTCCCAGTTGTTGTACAATTCCTCGCGCCCGGACCAGAAACCAGATGCGATGCCCGCCGCGTAGGCTGCTCCGAGGCAGGTGGTTTCGGCCACTTTGGGGCGGATGACCGGAACGTTCAGGATGTCGGCCTGGAACTGCATCAGCAGTTCGTTGTAGACCATCCCGCCGTCGGCCTTGAGTGTTTTAAGCTCCACTCCGGAATCCTTGTTCATGGCCAGCACGATGTCCTTGGCCTGGTAGGCGGTGGCTTCAAGCACGGCCCGGGCGAAATGGTTGCGGTTGATGTAGCGGGTCAGGCCGACCATGACGCCGCGCGCGTCGGGACGCCAGTAGGGGGCGTAGAGGCCGGAGAAGGCCGGAACGATGTACATGCCGCCCGTGTCCTCGACCTTTCTGGCCAGGGTCTCTATCTCCGGGGCCGAGGAGAA is part of the Desulfomicrobium macestii genome and encodes:
- a CDS encoding chemotaxis protein CheD, with the translated sequence MQRIAKNRMIIPAQAIDGLEDCRELPHDYLLVGQGGIYSTPTLVQTVLGSCVSVTMYCAKYRWGGIFHALLPRIGDFSGGRTSGDQYRYVDSSIWSLLREFAKAGISAKSIECKVFGGASPLHQNCDASAGNRNVKVAMEVLAEEGVTVSASSVGGNGGRKLFFRTDTGLVLQKRFIVTTCKECKS